Proteins encoded by one window of Salvia splendens isolate huo1 chromosome 5, SspV2, whole genome shotgun sequence:
- the LOC121804452 gene encoding LRR receptor-like serine/threonine-protein kinase ERECTA isoform X2, which translates to MSIAMGLRFSSCLPDGKPWTTSPISINWKLEYNNISGDVMSLANCLSLTVLNVSYNNLVGFIPTAKNFSRFPPESFVGNPGLCGYWLSSHCRAPRPSERVSISKAAILGIALGAMVILLMILFAACRPHHPKPFTVGPPVKLVNYSSPKVHGPRFTVFRIYNRL; encoded by the exons ATGTCTATAGCTATGGGATTGCGCTTCTCGAGCTGCTTACCGGATGGAAAGCCGTGGACAACGAGTCCAATCTCCATCAACTG GAAGCTGGAATACAACAATATATCCGGTGATGTGATGTCGCTTGCCAACTGCCTCAGTCTTACTGTGCT GAACGTGTCATATAACAATCTTGTCGGATTTATTCCCACGGCCAAAAACTTCTCAAGGTTTCCACCCGAGAG TTTTGTAGGCAATCCGGGACTCTGTGGCTATTGGCTCAGCTCACACTGTCGTGCGCCTCGTCCCTCTGAGCGAG TCTCGATTTCTAAAGCAGCTATACTCGGAATAGCCCTCGGTGCCATGGTGATTCTTCTCATGATCTTGTTTGCAGCTTGTCGTCCCCACCATCCAAAGCCTTTCACAGTCGGGCCTCCTGTTAAACTAG TTAACTACTCGTCTCCAAAGGTTCACGGTCCTAGGTTCACAGTCTTTAGGATTTACAACCGTTTGTGA
- the LOC121804452 gene encoding LRR receptor-like serine/threonine-protein kinase ERECTA isoform X1: MESRGQRVQSPSTGQIPEELNQLQNLFMLKLEYNNISGDVMSLANCLSLTVLNVSYNNLVGFIPTAKNFSRFPPESFVGNPGLCGYWLSSHCRAPRPSERVSISKAAILGIALGAMVILLMILFAACRPHHPKPFTVGPPVKLVNYSSPKVHGPRFTVFRIYNRL, from the exons ATGGAAAGCCGTGGACAACGAGTCCAATCTCCATCAACTG GTCAAATTCCGGAAGAGCTTAACCAGCTTCAAAATCTCTTCATGCT GAAGCTGGAATACAACAATATATCCGGTGATGTGATGTCGCTTGCCAACTGCCTCAGTCTTACTGTGCT GAACGTGTCATATAACAATCTTGTCGGATTTATTCCCACGGCCAAAAACTTCTCAAGGTTTCCACCCGAGAG TTTTGTAGGCAATCCGGGACTCTGTGGCTATTGGCTCAGCTCACACTGTCGTGCGCCTCGTCCCTCTGAGCGAG TCTCGATTTCTAAAGCAGCTATACTCGGAATAGCCCTCGGTGCCATGGTGATTCTTCTCATGATCTTGTTTGCAGCTTGTCGTCCCCACCATCCAAAGCCTTTCACAGTCGGGCCTCCTGTTAAACTAG TTAACTACTCGTCTCCAAAGGTTCACGGTCCTAGGTTCACAGTCTTTAGGATTTACAACCGTTTGTGA
- the LOC121804447 gene encoding uncharacterized protein LOC121804447 gives MASRLTRFIVIESVSNNGHHAVRETTNPNAVIMRNESVFSTLIKIEAERATSNNAYIHLRFCNTNRYWQRNSSSDAIVAQSNKPSEDMSDRSCTLFEATVTGPDTFFLTHIQTGWRVVILSNTTAFHLSPPSSVSANDGLLRFVNWDSLVHLPTHVAFQGSNDDFLKGIWAENAQFLQFASSDPNELISNHRVQLMPDGHVRIYSDYFTRWWRFHNDWIWASTMDPSIDDRNLLFWPIKVDNNTIALRSVGNNRICQLHSWGNINRCLNAAVTTITNEARIRVHELVLNRSIYNVRYRMEDARIYGETPYVAGTTTAANFSNEQGEVAVQITYQDSSSYTFSRSLSLTAGVTTTISAGVPLIAGATIEIGYQVNTTFEWGESRSRTTSVTATGTIPVPARSVASVRYVATMGTCDVPYSYTQQERSSTTGQITELDYDDGLFTGVSCYNFNFVVEKTTPLNHPSLNFALPN, from the exons ATGGCATCGAGGCTAACAAGGTTCATCGTGATCGAGTCCGTTAGCAACAATGGACATCATGCAGTGCGCGAGACAACGAACCCTAATGCCGTGATTATGAGAAACGAGAGCGTGTTCAGCACGCTGATCAAGATCGAAGCTGAACGCGCCACCAGCAACAACGCATACATTCACCTGCGCTTCTGCAATACCAATAGATACTGGCAGAGGAATAGTAGCAGCGACGCCATTGTGGCTCAATCCAACAAGCCTAGCGAAGACATGTCAGACAGATCATGTACTCTGTTTGAGGCGACCGTGACGGGCCCTGACACTTTCTTCCTCACCCACATTCAGACCGGGTGGCGCGTGGTCATACTATCTAATACTACTGCCTTCCACTTGTCACCGCCATCCTCAGTCTCAGCCAATGACGGCCTTCTCAGATTTGTGAATTGGGACTCCTTGGTTCATCTGCCTACCCACGTCGCCTTCCAAGGATCCAACGACGACTTCCTCAAGGGAATCTGGGCGGAAAATGCCCAATTCCTGCAATTCGCGTCCAGCGATCCCAACGAATTGATTTCGAATCACCGGGTCCAACTCATGCCCGACGGCCATGTCCGTATATACTCTGATTATTTCACTAg GTGGTGGCGGTTCCACAATGATTGGATATGGGCATCAACTATGGACCCGTCCATCGACGACAGAAACCTTCTCTTCTGGCCAATAAAAGTCGACAACAACACCATCGCCCTGCGCAGCGTGGGCAACAACAGGATCTGCCAACTCCATTCCTGGGGAAACATAAACCGGTGCCTGAACGCAGCGGTTACAACAATCACGAACGAAGCAAGGATCAGGGTGCACGAGCTGGTGCTGAACAGAAGTATCTACAACGTGAGGTATCGGATGGAGGACGCCAGGATATACGGGGAGACGCCATACGTGGCTGggaccaccaccgccgccaacTTCTCAAACGAACAAGGCGAAGTTGCCGTCCAGATCACGTACCAAGACTCCAGCAGTTACACCTTCAGCCGAAGCTTGTCTTTGACGGCGGGGGTGACGACCACCATCTCGGCGGGGGTGCCTTTGATCGCGGGAGCAACCATCGAAATCGGGTATCAGGTGAATACGACGTTCGAGTGGGGAGAGTCTAGGTCTAGGACGACGTCGGTCACGGCTACGGGGACAATCCCTGTGCCGGCCAGGAGCGTGGCGTCGGTTCGATACGTGGCAACCATGGGGACCTGCGATGTGCCCTACTCGTACACGCAGCAGGAGCGGAGCTCCACCACCGGCCAAATCACTGAACTTGATTATGACGATGGTCTTTTCACCGGCGTCAGCTGTTACAACTTCAACTTTGTCGTCGAAAAAACTACACCTCTCAATCATCCCTCACTCAATTTCGCATTACCAAATTGA